The genomic region AGCAACTCCAGCGCCCAGAGCGTTCCTGCCCCCAGGTCATCCCCATAGGAAAACCCTCCGGGAAGCACCAGCATGGCGTAATCGCGCAGATCCCGCTCTCCGCGCAGCAGAGCAGACAGAGGGACGATCTCCGGCTCTCCGCCGGCCTGTTGACAGGCCCAGGCGGCTTCGCGATCCCGATTGGTCCCGGGAGCCTGGAGGATGAGCACGCGGGGGCGCCGGGAAATCCCCGGGGAGGATGCCCGTTGGGATAAGGGAAACCGGGAAGCCGGTAGAGGAGCGGGCGCGAGGGTGCCTCGCCACGCCTGCTCCAGCGCCTCCACGGGCAGCCGGATCCGCTCCCGGCCATCCAGCCCCACCACCCGGAGCAGGCCGTCCGCGGTCACCCGGCCGATGCGCGCGATGGGATGTCCCGCCAGCATGGCCTCGAAAGCGGACGCATCCTCCGGGCGCACCTCGACGAGGAACCGGCAGAGGGATTCGGAGAACAGGAGAACGTCATCCTCGCTGTCCGCCTCCGGGCAGGGGACCTTGCGCAGGTCCACCTCCGCGCCCAGCCGGCCGGCAAGACACATCTCCGCCAGGGCCACCCCCAGACCGCCCTCCGAAAGGTCATGGCAAGCCCGGACGAGCCCGGCGGCGATGGCGCGGTGCAGGGCGCGCAGGCGCGCCAGGGCGTGGGGAACCGGCTGAGGCAGCCGTTCCGCGCCCGGCCGTCCGCCGGGCCGGATCTGTAGATAGTGGCTTCCCGCCAGCTCCGCCCGTGTCTCCCCCACCAGATAGAGCCAAGACCCCGGCGACTTCAGGTCCATGGTGACCGTGCGAGAGAGATCCGGCACGATCCCGAGCCCGGTGATGAGCAGGGTGCCGGGGATCGAGCGCCGCCTCCCCAGGGCATCCACGTGGAAATTGTTCAGGCTGTCCTTGCCGGAGATAAATGGGGCCTGATAGGCGAGGGCAGCATCGCGACAACCCTGGGCGCACCGGACCAGGGCGCCCAGCTGCTCAGGGTCCTCAACATCTCCCCAACAGAAATTGTCCAGCAGGGCCACCCGGTCGGGGTCCGCGCCCACCGCCACCAGGTTTCGGAACGCCTCATCCACCGCCGCCCATGCCATCCCATAGGGATCCCATTCGCCGTACAGCGGGGCCAGGCCCACGCTGAGAGCCACTCCGGGCGCAGAGCCCTCGCCCGCCCCGACCTCCAGAGGGGCCAGGATGGGAGCGTCCCCCGGTCCATGGGAAGCCGCCCCCACCAGGGGCTTGACCGCCGTGGCCCCCTGCACCTCGTGATCGTAGCGGCGGAGGATCTCTTCGCGGCTCCGGATGTTGGGATGGGCCAGCAGCGCGAGCAGGATCTCCCCCAGGTCCTCCGGGGGCGCGATGGGGATGAGCGCCGGCGGGGCGGGAGGGGACCAGCGGGCCTCGAGGATCCGCGGCGGACGTCCGTTATGGAGGAAGTCCAGGTCGAGCTCGCCGACGATCCGGCCCCGGTAGCGCAGGCGCAGCTTCCCCGTGGGCTCGAGGACGCCGATGATCGCGGCCTCCACACCGTGCCGGTTGCAGATCTCCTCAAAACGAGGCCAGCATGCTGGCGGGATGGCCAGCACCATGCGCTCCTGGGATTCGCTCAACCAGATCTCCCATGGCTGCAGACGCGCGTCCCGGAGGGGCACCCGATCCAGGTCGACCTGAGCGCCTAGGTCGCGGGCCATCTCCCCGACGGCCGAGGAGAGGCCGCCTGCCCCGCAATCCCAGACGGCGCGGTAAAGCCCCTCATCCCGGGCCTGAAGGATCACCTCCAGGATCTGCTTCTCCAGGATGGGGTTGGGGATCTGAACCGCTCCGCGGGCGGCAGAGGGGGCCTCGGGATCCAGGCCTGCGCTGGAGAAGGTGGCTCCGCCCAGGCCATCGCGCCCTGTCCGGTTGCCGATCACCACGATCAGATCGCCGGACCGCGGGGCGGCCGCTGACTCCTGATGAGGGAGCAGCCCGAGACAGCCGCAGAACACCAAGGGGTTGGCCGCATATCCCGGATGATAGAACACAGCCCCGCACACGTTCGGGATCCCCATCTTGTTCCCATAATCCTCGATGCCGTGGATGACCCCCTCGGCGATCCGCCGTGGGTGGAGGGCCCCGGGCGGCAGCGCCGAGGCCGGCAGATCCGGCGGGCCGAAACACAGGACATCCAGCAGCGCGATCGGGCGCGCGCCCACTGCGAGGATATCCCGGATCACCCCGCCCACCCCGGTGCTGGCCCCGCCGAAGGGCTCCA from Thermoflexus hugenholtzii JAD2 harbors:
- the purL gene encoding phosphoribosylformylglycinamidine synthase subunit PurL, which translates into the protein MEQEAAPTEEVPPLPTGPVRRWFRVEIQSRSPEDPEGSRLVQAARAQGLERLRACQRDRVCFLQGPLSLPEVERLARLLLADPILETYRILLVEDPIEPQDFLPEGRDAHRIEVTLLPGLRDPSVENLIRAAHRLGFIGLERAAWGWIFRLWGELEERDLQRLAVEHCANPLIHRYAIDRCVAPPFDNEVPAPVVVEIIPLREADEGALRALNAHRRLSLSVEELRAVQDYFRARDRDPTDVELETIAQTWSEHCAHKTFKARIRYTGPPPGAPPDAPPQTVEINGLLDTCIRAVTAQVGRPWLRSALVDHAGIIALDGRWDLALKVETHNHPSAVEPFGGASTGVGGVIRDILAVGARPIALLDVLCFGPPDLPASALPPGALHPRRIAEGVIHGIEDYGNKMGIPNVCGAVFYHPGYAANPLVFCGCLGLLPHQESAAAPRSGDLIVVIGNRTGRDGLGGATFSSAGLDPEAPSAARGAVQIPNPILEKQILEVILQARDEGLYRAVWDCGAGGLSSAVGEMARDLGAQVDLDRVPLRDARLQPWEIWLSESQERMVLAIPPACWPRFEEICNRHGVEAAIIGVLEPTGKLRLRYRGRIVGELDLDFLHNGRPPRILEARWSPPAPPALIPIAPPEDLGEILLALLAHPNIRSREEILRRYDHEVQGATAVKPLVGAASHGPGDAPILAPLEVGAGEGSAPGVALSVGLAPLYGEWDPYGMAWAAVDEAFRNLVAVGADPDRVALLDNFCWGDVEDPEQLGALVRCAQGCRDAALAYQAPFISGKDSLNNFHVDALGRRRSIPGTLLITGLGIVPDLSRTVTMDLKSPGSWLYLVGETRAELAGSHYLQIRPGGRPGAERLPQPVPHALARLRALHRAIAAGLVRACHDLSEGGLGVALAEMCLAGRLGAEVDLRKVPCPEADSEDDVLLFSESLCRFLVEVRPEDASAFEAMLAGHPIARIGRVTADGLLRVVGLDGRERIRLPVEALEQAWRGTLAPAPLPASRFPLSQRASSPGISRRPRVLILQAPGTNRDREAAWACQQAGGEPEIVPLSALLRGERDLRDYAMLVLPGGFSYGDDLGAGTLWALELLDGLRGALERFIESGRPVLGICNGFQALVRAGLLPGPEFLEPDGRRTVTLAPNASGRFECRWVYLRAEPRSPCLFTEGIEELLYCPVAHGEGRFIARDESVLHSLEARGLIALTYVDASGNPAGYPFNPNGSQRNVAGLCNPAGNVLGLMPHPEDHIFPWQHPRWHRGEQGGLCRILFQNAIRRC